One part of the Lotus japonicus ecotype B-129 chromosome 2, LjGifu_v1.2 genome encodes these proteins:
- the LOC130740385 gene encoding lysine histidine transporter-like 8 — MGEAKEIWSAPITPRTGVTPVVASPPVSCPPSQLHSPSLTRSPLLENGDHPAHRRTSKTPKTPRTPRTPRTPRTPGGIITSLTPRFLTPLGSPVRKALRLTKLDPQDAWLPITESRNGNKYYAAFHTLCSGIGIQALVLPFAFTVLGWAWGIISLTIAFVWQLYTLWLLVHLHESVENGVRYSRYMQLCFVSFGERLGKLLALFPILYLSAGTCSTIIIIGGSTARTFYQVVCGDSCTAKPMTTVEWYLVFTCAAVVLSQLPNLNSIAGVSLIGAITAVGYCTFIWVISVAQGSMPGVNYNPVRPGSSAQNAFNVLNALGIISFAFRGHNLVLEIQATMPSSEKHPSHVPMWKGVKVSYTIIAACLFPLAIGGYWAYGQMIPADGGMLAALYAFHSRDVSRFLLGLTSLLVVVNGLCSFQIYAMPLFDDLESQFTTRWKKPCPWWLRSIFRLFSGFMCFFIAVALPFLSQLAGLIGGISLPVTLAYPCFMWLKAKKPKIYSLSWCVNWFLGTLGMGLSVVLVAASIYVIIDKGVNVSFFDPK, encoded by the exons ATGGGTGAAGCTAAAGAAATCTGGTCTGCACCAATTACTCCGAGAACCGGGGTGACACCGGTGGTGGCGTCGCCGCCAGTGTCATGTCCACCTTCTCAGCTTCACTCACCTTCTCTCACTAGGTCACCCTTGCTTGAGAATGGAGATCATCCTGCACATCGAAGAACTAGTAAGACTCCAAAGACTCCAAGAACTCCTAGAACTCCTAGAACTCCAAGAACCCCAGGAGGAATCATTACCTCTTTAACTCCAAGGTTTCTTACCCCTCTGGGAAGCCCTGTGAGGAAAGCTCTGAGGCTAACCAAGCTTGATCCTCAGGATGCTTGGCTGCCAATCACTGAGTCAAGGAATGGAAACAAATACTATGCTGCTTTTCACACTCTTTGTTCTGGGATTGGTATTCAGGCTCTTGTTCTCCCATTTGCCTTCACTGTTCTTGGTTG GGCCTGGGGAATAATAAGTTTGACTATAGCTTTCGTATGGCAACTTTACACCTTATGGTTGCTTGTTCATCTTCACGAGTCCGTGGAGAATGGTGTTCGCTACAGTCGATACATGCAGCTCTGCTTTGTTTCATTCG GTGAGAGACTGGGGAAATTGTTAGCCTTGTTTCCAATACTGTACCTATCAGCAGGGACATGCTCCACAATAATCATCATAGGAGGATCCACAGCCAGGACATTCTACCAAGTAGTGTGTGGTGACTCATGCACAGCCAAACCCATGACCACTGTGGAATGGTACCTGGTGTTTACTTGTGCAGCTGTGGTGCTATCACAGCTACCCAACTTGAATTCTATTGCTGGGGTTTCACTCATTGGAGCTATCACTGctgttgggtactgtacctttATTTGGGTGATCTCTGTAGCACAGGGTTCCATGCCAGGGGTGAACTATAACCCTGTAAGGCCTGGAAGCAGTGCTCAAAATGCTTTTAATGTGCTTAATGCACTGGGTATTATTTCCTTTGCATTTAGGGGCCACAATCTTGTCCTTGAAATACAG GCCACCATGCCTTCAAGTGAGAAGCATCCATCACACGTTCCCATGTGGAAAGGAGTCAAGGTTTCTTACACAATCATCGCAGCGTGCCTCTTTCCTTTGGCCATCGGTGGCTATTGGGCTTATGGCCAAATG ATTCCAGCAGATGGAGGAATGCTGGCAGCCTTGTACGCATTCCACTCTCGTGATGTATCCAGATTTTTGCTCGGGTTAACTAGCTTATTGGTGGTGGTGAATGGATTGTGTTCATTCCAAATATACGCCATGCCGCTTTTCGACGACCTGGAATCACAATTCACAACAAGATGGAAGAAACCATGCCCCTGGTGGCTGCGTTCAATTTTCCGCTTGTTCTCCGGGTTCATGTGTTTCTTCATAGCGGTGGCGCTTCCATTTTTGTCGCAACTGGCCGGTTTGATCGGAGGAATATCATTGCCGGTGACATTGGCGTACCCGTGTTTCATGTGGCTCAAGGCCAAGAAGCCTAAGATTTACAGTCTTTCGTGGTGTGTGAATTGGTTCTTGGGGACACTGGGGATGGGACTCAGTGTGGTTTTGGTGGCTGCTAGTATATATGTTATCATTGACAAAGGTGTTAACGTGAGCTTCTTTGATCCTAAGTAG